Genomic segment of Drosophila takahashii strain IR98-3 E-12201 chromosome X, DtakHiC1v2, whole genome shotgun sequence:
AGCTTAAGTAAGGACAAATGTAGGGTGAAAACCCACCTGAAGGGCGTACGGATTGCGCTGCAGCTCGGTGTATTCCTTCAGCACCGCCGTGCTGAGGAACCAGTGATTGTAGACCAGACCAGACGACTCCTGCCCCCTGATGTCGCGCATAAAGTGGCTAATGTTATTGGCTCGCACCAGAATCGATCGGATCAGCTTCTGATTGTCGGCGGGCAGCAAACGATTGTCCAGAAACTCGCCAAGCGACAGATTCATAAAAGTCAGCCGTTGCTGGCTCGGAAAGCCCACAATCGATTTCTCGGCCAGCTTCATTGTGGACAAGAAGTTCATCTTGCGCTGCAGCAACTTCAGGTCGACGATCCGCTTCTTTGTGGTGTGCAGCAGGTGTAGGACCTTTTGCTTCTGCCACTGCAACAGTGAGCTGATGAAGCGCACGAAGCTGATTTGCTGCGACTCGAAGGTCTTCTGCAGAACATTCAGGTACTGTAGCAATCGGGCGACCACAAACCAGTCTGTCTTAGTCAGCGGCGTCATCAGAGCCGCATGGCGATTGATCAGCGATCCGGCCAGTTGGGTAGCCTGGTCGGCCAACGAATGGCCACTGAGGATGAGCTGCGAGAAGGTCTTGAGATGCCCAAAGACGCCGACATCGAAGACCCGCTGCATGCGGATGGACCACAGCGATATCTGGCTGCCCAACTGGCGGCAGCTCCTCTGATCGCCGAGCCGCAGCTTCTCCAGCACTGAGCTATGCACCTTTAGGCCCTGGGATCCGGGATCTTGGGATTTGTTGCTTGGCGGCGGCTTCATCAGGGTCTTTGCATGTTGCGAGAGAAAGGCAGCTGGCGACCAGAAGACACTGCGGTTCAGGGGCACCTGTTTGTGCCTGGTTAACGAGTCCACGAGGCTCTTGACCAGCTTTCCCTCCATCTGGATGCCAAACTCATGGACAACCGCCGCGAAGGCAGTTAGACGAATGATGTGCTGGGGTTCCTCGTAGTTCCGGTACTCGTTGCCCGCATTCGCATCGATATCGAGCAGCAGTTTGCGTATGTAGGCATTGGAATGCTGGGTGAGGTGGTTCACAGCGTTCAGACTGAATTCCCTCTTCAGTTCCATCAGGTTATCGAGCAGAATCTGTTTGGAGAGTAGGTAAGAATTTTATATTAGATAGTTTTTTGCTGAAaataccctttttttttggtttttcggtcGTAATTTGAAGAAATCAAGGCCCACAGCTAAAAGaacgactgttttgaacagcttacaacctaaactaacgatcctcatcactttttggaaaattaaattttttatcaatttttgcattttttaatgatgattttttgggaaaaattgacaaaaattaaaatgtccagatttGAATGCCAATTGATTAGGGATTTaattacgagttcaacgaggtacgacattccatatttggatcagtATTCCCATTGttatggccaaaatactgttattttttggggcgAAAAATCAGGATcatgatttttggtaaaaattcgatttttttaaattggtctTTTTGCTCtaacttggacaaaaatggtcccaaatcaaaaaggcgcactgttttgtgcagcttacaaccctataattaatatcagagcACTTTCCTACTGAtttgggaaaatttattttcgacccaattttcacatttttgataaggggtaccatcatgattttttgcgaaaaattgacaaaaattaaagtttccaGGTTTGAATGttaatcgattgggaattaaattacgagttcaacgaggtatggcattcCATATTTACGTACAAAAAACTGATAATTTAGGGTGGAAAAAATGGATTCGATAGTTTTAAGCTCTAGTTCTCCCCCATTTTGGCATACCCGAAAAAAGTCGTTTGTAATCAGACTTTCAATGTCAAGCAGCGATGTACTGAGGCCGCGGAGCTCCAAGTTCGTGGATTGCTCCTGATTGGACAGGTTGATTAGCCACTTCTTGTAGAGCGCCCACATGGTGGAGATCTTCGATTGGTTCGCCAGTTCGTTGAAGACCACTACATGCTCCAGAATCTCAGTCATGGCATCAAATACAGCCTAAAACGGATGGGTTATTTCACTGTCTAGTTTACTTTATAGTCAGCTATGCTACATACGAATACATGGACTTCGTGGATATCGACGGGGAGGCAGACGGAAGCGCCCAATTGTCGCCACAGGTTCTGGAGTATCACAATCATGCGTTTGAGCAAAAAGTAAACCTGACAAAAGAAGTCCATGGAGCTGCTCATGCGGACCAGGGATTCCTCGGCGCTGGAGTTCTCGTTCTCCAAACGAAAATCGCTGAATAGAAAGGCCAGTTGAAAGCGTTTCGCTTTGCGAGACAAATTCCGGCACTGATTGCACAGATTGGCGAAAGTGGTCAGGGGTTTATTGGCCACCAGCTCGGATTCCTCAAAGTTCCTTTCCGGCAGCCCGATCCTTTCGCTGCCCACGAAGTTAACCTCTATCACAGGCGACATATAAATACAAGTTGTGGGCTCCAAGTCATCCGAATTCGGGACTTTGTCCCGCAGGATCTTCAGTTTCCCATCATGTTCCGATATAAAGGCACCGTATTCCCTCAGAATATCCTCGGCAAAAATGGCTGGTAGGGGGAGAGATGCCCGGTAATAGTCTGACTAAATAGTTGTCATCCAAATATCCATACGTACACATAGAGCTTTGCTCTTCcttcattttaattgctttgcctttgttattgtttattacTAATTCAGAGATGGGACATTTCAAGTGGGTGGATTCGACGATATGTTTCCGATAACTTTTACGATAAGTGTAACCGGTAAATACCGCGTTTATACTATTAATTAATGAATGTAAATTTATCGGACGCAACATATGCCTATCGATTATTTGACTATGtctctttgtttatttaaaaactattatattttaatagtttataACAGACAAAAGAATTatactgtaaaaaaaaaatctgcaTTTGAATAGGACTAATAAGAATAAGGACtaataatttgaaaaactaaaactaaagtaCGATATAATCTCTGAATTCCCATACCTTTTTAACGTTTAAAGCTTACTTTAAGCTTAACATGCGGACAAGGAAACGGCCCTAAAtcttttctattatttctctTATGCAACTATTTATCAAATGCAGTTCATTAAGTAGCTGTTGCGTGTTGCGCATTAATCGATTACTGATGCGGCCGGAGGTATGTAACGGCCCCAACAGCGTGCGGGcaagtgtgtgtatgtgtacacacacaaacgtcGCTGTTCCCGTTCCACTTCCATTCCGTTCGTTCCGTCGGCCCTGACAAATGCCGAGGAATCGAATCGCGTCGTATTTTATAAGTCATTGcagga
This window contains:
- the SWIP gene encoding WASH complex subunit 4, yielding MKEEQSSMSIFAEDILREYGAFISEHDGKLKILRDKVPNSDDLEPTTCIYMSPVIEVNFVGSERIGLPERNFEESELVANKPLTTFANLCNQCRNLSRKAKRFQLAFLFSDFRLENENSSAEESLVRMSSSMDFFCQVYFLLKRMIVILQNLWRQLGASVCLPVDIHEVHVFAVFDAMTEILEHVVVFNELANQSKISTMWALYKKWLINLSNQEQSTNLELRGLSTSLLDIESLITNDFFRILLDNLMELKREFSLNAVNHLTQHSNAYIRKLLLDIDANAGNEYRNYEEPQHIIRLTAFAAVVHEFGIQMEGKLVKSLVDSLTRHKQVPLNRSVFWSPAAFLSQHAKTLMKPPPSNKSQDPGSQGLKVHSSVLEKLRLGDQRSCRQLGSQISLWSIRMQRVFDVGVFGHLKTFSQLILSGHSLADQATQLAGSLINRHAALMTPLTKTDWFVVARLLQYLNVLQKTFESQQISFVRFISSLLQWQKQKVLHLLHTTKKRIVDLKLLQRKMNFLSTMKLAEKSIVGFPSQQRLTFMNLSLGEFLDNRLLPADNQKLIRSILVRANNISHFMRDIRGQESSGLVYNHWFLSTAVLKEYTELQRNPYALQNIVSASHHLDKIVALFRDSSSRCPKQSANDLIIEFLSNHLEFFLRVEALSHLFQDQDQPFQQSALDYRLCINAVSAESGGDYSIIRDNLENYFTATFYNLTTIAPHDWKSYEKMRHLANKVLQLRPIDDHLPNQIIDQGIDVLQIMRNIHTFASSYAYNMNLQLFVETHSRGKHLDIIGTRHVANSVQTHGTGIINTTVNFIYQFLRQKFYTFSTFLHDEQIKSRLLKELRFHSEHRHSKPYQSYPYERADSFLKKIRKLGCSGNGETYMDLFRKVITQVGNAVGYVRLLQAGSKNANFRSRSYKTRFDSNFSAAGSKVHAETEGSIREYEKSLGHMKECYSDSTNYFKLLLQGFQPFLCNPNNQHLRTFYLITPALIMNYIDHRVKQKLKIHKKDQTRISLFEDGFAIGLVYILNMLNQQAEFHELGWSQTTARHLQEERSKVRDILAGQQQSQLDEKLRQTVAITERHVNAYEHEYNLLYATLSSSEIFFFQ